A genomic region of Planktothrix serta PCC 8927 contains the following coding sequences:
- a CDS encoding SGNH/GDSL hydrolase family protein, which produces MQKTKLKALTKILGQTALIALITFVMSEITLRIYNKINPSFVFYDSSYNRFRGKPNAPDYDFKLNSQGFKDVEFTVEKPAETYRILGIGDSFTYGVVPYQYNYLTVLEEKLNKSGQKTEVINMGIPGMGPRDYLSILVNEGLKLNPDRVVLSFYIGNDFLDNYMTANLRTEEKSYMIALIKSMIKIQSNYKGKVLNPTTVQYNDNLPTFTDEKYLEDTINKSNMFVRNPADGMFKGFVDDAVKDLIKIKQICDSQNIPLTIVIIPDEVQVNSQLQKQVKQAFDPNNQNLLDFEISNRLLTEQLQQANIDYLDLLPDFKATAQKTPLYKPNDTHWNIAGNRLAAELITQHLTAKNQP; this is translated from the coding sequence ATGCAAAAAACTAAACTAAAAGCCTTAACTAAAATCCTCGGACAAACTGCTTTAATTGCTTTAATTACCTTTGTTATGTCCGAAATTACCCTCAGAATTTATAATAAAATTAATCCTAGCTTTGTCTTTTATGATTCCTCTTACAACCGTTTTCGCGGAAAACCCAACGCTCCCGATTATGATTTTAAGTTAAATTCCCAAGGCTTTAAAGACGTTGAATTTACCGTTGAAAAACCTGCGGAAACCTATCGAATTTTAGGTATAGGAGATTCTTTTACTTATGGTGTTGTTCCCTATCAATATAATTATTTAACTGTTTTAGAAGAAAAATTAAATAAATCGGGTCAAAAAACGGAAGTAATTAATATGGGAATTCCCGGTATGGGCCCAAGGGATTATTTATCTATTTTAGTCAATGAAGGATTAAAACTTAATCCAGATAGAGTAGTATTATCCTTCTATATTGGTAATGATTTTTTAGATAATTACATGACCGCTAACCTGAGAACAGAGGAAAAATCATACATGATAGCTTTAATTAAATCTATGATTAAGATTCAAAGCAATTATAAAGGTAAAGTTCTCAACCCCACAACCGTTCAATATAATGATAATCTACCGACCTTTACTGATGAAAAGTATCTCGAAGATACTATCAACAAAAGTAATATGTTTGTTAGAAATCCAGCCGATGGTATGTTTAAAGGCTTTGTAGATGATGCAGTTAAAGATTTAATTAAAATTAAACAAATTTGTGATTCTCAAAATATCCCTTTAACAATTGTAATTATTCCTGATGAAGTTCAAGTTAATTCACAACTTCAAAAACAAGTCAAACAAGCATTTGATCCCAATAATCAAAATTTATTAGATTTTGAAATCTCCAACCGACTGTTAACAGAACAGTTACAGCAAGCCAATATTGATTATCTGGATTTATTACCTGATTTTAAAGCAACTGCTCAAAAAACTCCCCTCTATAAACCCAATGATACCCACTGGAATATCGCTGGAAACCGTTTAGCAGCAGAATTAATTACCCAACATCTCACCGCAAAAAATCAACCTTAG
- a CDS encoding alginate O-acetyltransferase AlgX-related protein: MIKKSLFKILLLLFCWTILPLFLVEVLMIVLEPYLSQGLYQYDPDLGFKIRPYANGNNQFGFNDRDYSLQKEPGKYRILVISDSFNWAGGKEGNYTALLEKRFAQYYQNSQVEVINTGYPGTHTGEQLAMLKKYALQYHPDLVVLGFFVGNDFIDAKPNRKRIIVNDIYIDIDQRKELKLWGYPIIKQSRLLLFIQQKYKVFQEAKKAQQHSLLPSSSLYQFQEVANQSQPEKSLGILSLETFLDTEKTRLDFCKRQDVQKGVWSDNINYILQSINEMNRLLSQQNIQFIVAIYPDEFQVNPNLLNQIAQKHELNLAKYDPTCMQSILIPYLKSQQISYLDFLPRFQAEQKTRPLYLLQEPHWNTAGNQLAAEILFENLIEKTQQFFKRLSPSPKKI, encoded by the coding sequence ATGATTAAAAAATCTCTATTCAAAATCCTGCTCTTGTTATTCTGTTGGACAATCTTACCCTTATTTTTAGTAGAAGTCTTAATGATTGTCCTAGAACCCTATTTATCTCAAGGACTATATCAATATGATCCCGATTTAGGGTTTAAAATCCGTCCTTACGCCAATGGAAATAATCAATTTGGGTTTAATGATCGCGATTATTCCCTACAAAAAGAACCCGGAAAATATCGAATTTTAGTCATCAGTGATTCCTTTAATTGGGCGGGAGGAAAAGAGGGAAACTATACCGCTTTATTAGAAAAAAGATTTGCACAATATTATCAAAATTCTCAAGTAGAAGTGATTAATACCGGATACCCCGGAACCCATACCGGGGAACAATTAGCGATGTTAAAAAAATATGCCCTCCAATATCATCCTGATTTAGTCGTATTAGGTTTTTTTGTGGGGAATGATTTTATTGATGCTAAACCCAACCGCAAACGAATTATTGTTAATGATATTTATATTGATATTGATCAACGTAAAGAATTAAAACTATGGGGTTATCCGATTATTAAGCAATCTCGTTTATTGTTATTTATCCAACAAAAATATAAAGTATTTCAAGAAGCAAAAAAAGCCCAACAACACTCACTTTTACCGTCCTCCTCTCTCTATCAATTTCAAGAAGTTGCTAATCAATCTCAACCCGAAAAATCCCTCGGTATTTTATCCCTAGAAACCTTTCTGGACACGGAAAAAACCCGGTTAGATTTTTGTAAACGTCAAGATGTACAAAAAGGGGTTTGGAGTGATAATATTAACTACATTCTCCAAAGCATTAATGAAATGAATAGGCTGTTAAGCCAGCAAAATATTCAGTTTATTGTTGCAATTTATCCCGATGAGTTCCAAGTTAATCCTAATTTATTAAACCAAATTGCTCAAAAACATGAATTAAATTTAGCCAAATATGACCCCACCTGTATGCAGAGTATTTTGATTCCCTATCTCAAATCACAACAAATTTCTTATCTTGATTTCCTCCCTCGGTTTCAAGCGGAACAAAAAACTCGTCCGTTATATCTGTTACAAGAACCTCATTGGAATACCGCCGGAAATCAACTCGCTGCTGAAATTCTCTTTGAGAATTTAATCGAAAAAACTCAGCAATTTTTTAAACGTTTATCTCCTTCTCCTAAAAAGATTTAA
- a CDS encoding hemolysin family protein: MPSVIQEILIVFLLIVANGVFAMSEIAILSARKVRLQQLANQGNKKAKVALELANSPNRFLSTVQVGITLIGILAGAFGGAAISARLDTQLKQIPILAPYSNAISFTIVVITITYLSLIVGELVPKRLALNSPESIATAVSIPMRWLSKISSPVVHLLSMSTELILRLLGSHASTEPEVTEEEIKILIEQGTRSGIVEETEQSIVGRVFELGDRQVRTLMTPRPDIFWIDIDDSAEENRQSISESSYTRILVCQEELDHVLGFVKVTDLLTQLLSGQNWDLTANIRRPLFVPQTTSVLKILELFKQGETHFAVVVDEYGVIQGLVTLNDILMELVGDMPSWDNPEEPQKVQREDGSWLLDGMLPVEEFLELFGLEDLLEESEGNYHTVGGFVITQLGKIPAAADHFEWQNLRIEVMDMDGNRVDKVLIIPPLLQENNELI, translated from the coding sequence ATGCCATCTGTGATCCAAGAAATTCTGATTGTTTTCCTGCTGATTGTAGCGAATGGCGTTTTTGCTATGTCAGAAATCGCCATCCTTTCTGCTCGTAAAGTTCGCTTACAACAGTTAGCCAATCAAGGGAATAAAAAAGCAAAAGTTGCTTTAGAATTAGCCAATTCTCCCAATCGTTTCCTATCAACGGTGCAAGTCGGAATTACCTTAATTGGTATTTTAGCAGGTGCCTTTGGAGGAGCAGCAATTTCTGCCCGATTAGACACCCAACTTAAGCAAATTCCGATTTTAGCCCCCTACAGTAATGCGATTAGTTTTACAATTGTTGTCATCACGATTACCTATTTATCATTAATTGTAGGGGAATTAGTGCCTAAACGGTTGGCTCTCAATTCTCCAGAATCGATCGCAACTGCCGTTTCTATTCCGATGCGTTGGTTATCTAAGATTAGTTCCCCCGTGGTTCATTTATTGAGTATGTCTACAGAATTAATTTTAAGGCTTTTAGGCAGTCACGCCTCAACAGAACCGGAAGTCACAGAAGAAGAAATTAAAATTCTAATTGAACAAGGCACAAGATCAGGAATTGTTGAGGAAACGGAACAAAGTATTGTCGGCCGAGTATTTGAATTGGGCGATCGCCAAGTTAGAACATTAATGACACCTCGCCCCGATATTTTTTGGATTGATATTGATGATTCCGCCGAAGAAAATCGTCAGAGTATTTCCGAAAGTTCCTACACTCGGATTTTAGTTTGTCAGGAAGAGTTAGATCATGTTTTAGGGTTTGTTAAGGTCACGGATTTATTAACCCAATTATTATCCGGTCAAAACTGGGATTTAACCGCAAATATCCGCCGTCCCTTATTTGTTCCTCAAACCACTTCTGTTTTAAAGATTTTAGAATTATTTAAACAGGGTGAAACCCATTTTGCCGTGGTCGTAGATGAATATGGGGTGATTCAAGGATTAGTCACTTTAAATGATATTTTAATGGAATTAGTCGGGGATATGCCCTCCTGGGATAATCCCGAAGAACCTCAAAAAGTTCAACGAGAAGATGGATCTTGGCTCTTAGATGGAATGTTACCCGTTGAAGAATTTTTGGAGTTATTTGGTTTAGAAGATTTATTAGAAGAATCCGAAGGAAACTATCACACCGTTGGGGGATTTGTGATTACCCAGTTAGGCAAAATTCCGGCGGCTGCGGATCATTTTGAATGGCAAAATCTCCGCATAGAAGTGATGGATATGGATGGAAACCGGGTTGATAAAGTGTTAATTATACCCCCGCTTCTACAGGAAAACAACGAGCTTATCTAA
- a CDS encoding RNA-guided endonuclease InsQ/TnpB family protein, translated as MTEKAYRYRFYPTPEQEDLLRRTLGCVRLIYNKALAARIQAWYEKKERVGYCETSSQLTEWKKEEELNFLNDVSSVPLQQGLRHLQTAFTNFFAGRAQYPNFKKKRQGGSAEFTKAAFTYKNGEIYLAKNKQPLPIRWSRQLPKECQPSTITVKLDPSGRWFVSVRIDDPTHNKLEPTDKNVGIDLGISSLLTTSDGVKVANPKHFNQLYKKLRLAQKSLSRKIPGSKNREKARKTVARIHAKIVDCRRDSTHKLTTQLIRENQTIVVEDLAVRNLVLNTKLARAINDANWAEFVRQLTYKAEWYGRKLIKIDRWFPSSKRCGNCGHILDKLPLNIREWDCPNCGTHHDRDINAANNILAAGLAVSVCGATVRPEQSKSVEAGAKTRKGRKQKIQVVSLGNPTP; from the coding sequence ATGACAGAAAAAGCCTACCGCTACCGATTCTATCCAACTCCTGAACAAGAAGACCTGTTGAGGAGAACATTGGGGTGTGTTCGACTAATCTACAATAAAGCATTAGCAGCCAGAATCCAAGCCTGGTATGAAAAAAAAGAACGAGTAGGTTATTGTGAAACATCTTCCCAGTTAACTGAATGGAAAAAAGAAGAAGAACTGAACTTTCTAAATGATGTTAGCTCAGTTCCACTTCAACAAGGATTAAGACATCTGCAAACCGCTTTTACCAACTTCTTCGCAGGTCGGGCTCAATATCCGAACTTCAAGAAAAAACGTCAGGGAGGTAGTGCAGAATTTACCAAAGCTGCATTCACCTATAAAAACGGTGAAATTTATCTAGCTAAGAATAAACAACCGTTACCGATACGGTGGAGTCGTCAACTTCCAAAAGAATGTCAACCTTCAACTATAACAGTTAAGTTAGACCCTAGTGGTCGATGGTTTGTCTCCGTAAGAATTGATGACCCAACTCATAACAAGTTAGAGCCAACCGATAAAAATGTCGGAATAGATTTAGGAATTTCTAGTCTATTGACAACATCTGATGGAGTTAAGGTTGCCAATCCTAAACACTTTAATCAGTTATACAAAAAACTTCGACTGGCTCAAAAATCTTTGAGTCGAAAAATACCGGGATCAAAAAATCGAGAGAAAGCTCGAAAAACAGTAGCCCGAATTCATGCCAAAATTGTCGATTGTAGACGGGATTCTACTCACAAGCTAACCACTCAACTGATTCGGGAAAACCAAACGATAGTGGTTGAGGATTTAGCCGTGAGAAATCTGGTCTTAAATACTAAATTAGCTAGAGCAATTAATGATGCGAATTGGGCAGAATTTGTCCGTCAGTTAACCTATAAAGCTGAATGGTACGGGCGAAAATTGATTAAAATAGACCGATGGTTTCCCAGTTCCAAACGTTGTGGAAACTGTGGACACATTTTAGATAAATTACCATTAAATATCAGGGAATGGGATTGTCCTAATTGTGGGACACATCATGACCGTGATATTAATGCGGCAAATAACATTTTGGCGGCCGGGCTGGCCGTATCAGTCTGTGGAGCGACTGTAAGACCGGAACAGAGTAAATCTGTTGAGGCAGGTGCGAAAACCCGGAAGGGACGGAAGCAGAAAATCCAAGTCGTGAGTCTTGGGAATCCCACACCATAA